In the Anolis sagrei isolate rAnoSag1 chromosome 1, rAnoSag1.mat, whole genome shotgun sequence genome, AATATAAATGCTATTTGAAATACATAATTGAAGACAAGTTTCTGGGGCCAGAATGAGAGAACTGAGAGCCAAGAGGCATGACAGCCCCCTTTCTCCACCACACACACCAAGTTTGTCCTTCTTTTAGTCCTCATGACTAATTGAGCATCTTCTTATACTCCACCCTCCCAAAGTCTCCACTTATTTGCTAGTCACTCCTGAATTATTGGCAAAACACTTAAGATAACATTTTAGTTCAGAACATCCATAATAACATAGAATTGTTTGCTAATAATGTGACATTGTAGTTCCCACTCTGCTGTACAGAATCTTTACCTAATACTTCAAATCTTTACCTAATAATGCTTGCACCTCTGTGTGTGTGACactttttaaattaattccaTCGGAAAGTTGGCTGCTATGGTACTTTTTAAAGGACAGCCATGATTGCCATTTTCTTGGGTACATGTCTTAATGTTaattatgttattagtataattaaGTTTTATTTGATTGcttgtattttgtttttcatcTTGATGTCGATTCTTTTTGCTATAAGTTTACTGTCATTTTTCtgtattattctttattattcaGAGGTGTttgtatttatagaatcatagaatcaaagagttggaagagacctcatgggccatccagtccaaccccctgccaagaagcaggaatattgcattcaaatcacccctgacagatggccatccatccatttgtttCAGGGCATTAAATGTTTacctttttttgtgtgtaaactgccctgagtccccttggggtctataaagtttattattattattattattattagtagtagtagtagtacgtTTTATCATATAAGGGACGTACAAGCATTGCTTGTTGTAGTGACTGGAGGGAGTGAGGGAAAAACACGTGAGAATAATCTGcaatagtaataatcataataatcataatattacactttatttatacccccccccccccccccaccatctccccaaaggggattcaggactgctcacatgaggccaagcccaaaaatacaaaacaacaaataaatacaagGCAACAAAAACATTACATCAGGATCTAATACATAAagtgacaaaataaaataaacagtggaaaataacataatggaaaatggaacacaGTGGGCAAACcaaatgtacaagataaaatgataaatgataaaaccctgCATGAGATAGGAGAGGAAAAAGTGTATTTTGAGGGGAAAGCTCATAAGGGAGGAACAGTGAGGTTAGACCTTCATTAAGGACAGGggaagtgcatcatgaggacaacacTGTAGATGAGCAGAACAAGATGGGATGTATGGGCACTCTCCAAAGgtacatcggaaaagccaagtttttaaaaagtaaagtgtTTAGTAATTCTATATATCTCTGCCTCTTTATTTTTAGATGTTTCCATTGATGTTCCAGGATATGGAAAAGTAGTTCTTGATGTTGGATATGGTGGCGCTTTCTATGCATTTCTCAGTGCTGACCAGTTGGGACTTGATGTTTCTTCTTCGAAAATTCAGGATCTGATTGATGCAGCATCTGCAGTAACTGAAGCAGTAAAGTCTCAGGTACTATTTGGTCTTCCTCTATTCTACTATAGTTCCTCTTTGTGTCATGAATTTGCCATGGAATTGACTTAGCCCATGTTTTGGAATTGTGTTGTCCAGGTCTTTCACCCAAAAAAGGCAGAGGAAATTATCAATATACATTCATGCGTTTAAAATGTTATCAGAAAAGAGCATGTTTGAAATTAATGGTTGTAAAGTACATTTTGGAAGAAGACTTTGCAGAGTGATCTTGCTAAAACTATTTGTACTTGTAGACATAAAGGGCCTTAAATTCCATTGCACTGCCATGCTAATTGTATAGACTTGAAAGAGGGAATGGATATAATATAGCTATCCTAATGCTGcatttttctgatgttttattcaaaatttgattattttaaaatattatttctagttCAAAGTTCACCATCCTTTAATTGAAGATGTGGCTTTCATCTATGGAACTATACTGACGGATGGAAAAGACAAATTTAGCGATGACCCAACAGTCAACATATGCGTGTTTGCAGATGCACAGGTAGAACTTTCGTGCTTCCCTAAATGGTTTATATAGACATTGTGCACAGAGGAGCAATATGGGAGGGGTTTCATGTAAAACCAATACAAGTGAAGTGACTGTCCAGGTGATGTtgcactgcaaatcccagcagctcTAGCCATTGCGAGAAATGCTAAGAGGTGCCGTCCTGTTAGTGATTTGCATAGGTGGCCAGAAATCTGTGAGTTTGCCATTTCCTTGGAACTGGACAAAGTGGGCTAAACCCAACCAGACAGAGGAGTGAATCAGTGGACCTCACAGAAGTACCATCTTAACcatttatttcttcctttcatgGGCGCAGAATGCAAAAATTGTACTTATGAGCAGAAGCGACAAAGCTGCTCCTTCTTAAAGTGACAGGTTGTTATGTGCCATTATGTCTGAACATAAACATAATATGTAGATTTGCACACCAAAGCAAGTGCAGCTTTGGAGCATGCATGTTTGGTAAATTTGGATAATTTGATGATAATAATGCTGCTAATTCACATTTGTCAAAGAATTGAGTGCTGAAgttccaaaatacaacaatccatGTCTTTCTAACCAGGTTGATCGCAGTCCTACTGGGTCGGGTGTGACTGCTCGCATTGCCTTACAGTACCATAAAGGACTAATTCAACTGAACCAGACCAGGACCTTCAGAAGCAGTTCAACTGGCTCCTTGTTTACTGGAAAAGCAATAAAGGCAAGACCTAAAGTCTTGTGGGATTTAGAGGTCTGAGGGGGGATGTGAAAAATCTCATAATTCATTTAGATAAGAAGAATgcctgttattttgtttttaacatgAGGAGGCAGGTTTTGCATTATCGCATGATGCTGTTACATTAATCTGAATTACAGCTGGTTCTTTCTACTTAAAATAGCGTCTCTTTTGAGTATGTATTAGCTGTATATTTAAGCCAAGTAGGTGAAATTCAGTGTTGTGTGAGTAGAAAGCTAATTCATGCTCAGCTGATAGTCTCTGTATTGAAAAAATATCTCCAGAAAGTCAGGGGAGTCTGCCGGTAGGCCTACAGAACATTATTAAATGTTCATTGGGTctcaacagggaggagggaatgctctccccccccccccctgagggtgagaagggcagggtacaagtgtatgaaataaataataaataaaatcaattttggGAAGGAGTATTTATACTGCTTGAAATAAGTTTTAGATATTTGCAATTTCCCCTTCCACTACAGCCTGGAACAAAcctatttcaaaacattttgtaaagattttgGATCACAGGAGAAAGTAAGGGAGTAGGATCAGAAGAAGATTGCAAAAAACTGAATTTCATCCAGTCTATTCCTTTCTCTTAGTTTTTAAGTTTGGTTTTCAATTTGGAACAGCTTATGTTGTAAAACTAGTCATAATTTACCAGGTTTAATTCAAATCATTTTCTTTATATCCAGGAATCTAAATGTGGAGATCACAATGCTGTTATAGTAGAAGTGGCTGGAGAGTCCTTTTACACGGGAACATCAACATTCACTCTTGAAGAGGAGGACCCTTTGAAATATGGATTCTTTCTGAAGTAATTGCTACTCTTGGGGATGGGAGAGGTGGCGGGCTGGCGGATGGCTGGCAGGGAGCGTGCCTCCGAGCCCTGGGTGTAGACTGGGCCCTGGTGGGGAGGAGGGGTCTCGGGGAAGGAGAAGGGCCAGCAGCTCCCCCTTGGCCTCCCTCCCCACCAGGAGGGCCTGGAGTGCTCCCTGCTTGTGCCACCTCCTTCCCTGGAGCCTGGCTCTGGCCCCGCCTCCACCTGGGATAGCCTCTGGCGCAGCTGGCAGACCCAAGCCCTATTTCCTTGGTGGATGGTGAGGCTGCCTCCTCACCTGAGACCCTGGCCTGACCCCACCTGGAAGGGGCACCCTGAGTGCAGGGAACAGCCGAGGCGGGACCAGGCAGGGCTCCTCACAGGCCTCCGCTTTGCAGGCCCATATCACAGCCCGCTTCTCCGCTGCCTGCAGCACCCTCCTTTCTCCGAGGGCCCACAGGGTGTGTGTAATGAACCCTTAcctttagcagccagaatgtggGGCCTAGCGAAGCCCCTGCAGCCATTTTGGATTAGGGAaacagggagatgccatcttaggttaggttttcttagggggggggggtccttgttAAGGAAGCAAAGAGTAcatggccaggattggttaggaatAGCGGGCGGAGCCTAATATTCAGATAAAGAAAAAAAGTGCACCTTTTGAATTTTTGAGGCTTGAGTTGGCAGTTGGGTTTTGTCGGTTGGGGAGTTAAGGTAGTCAGTTGGTGTTAACAGTTGGATAGTACTAGATAGGAGaactgggttaatcttttgtagtATTCAAGGTCTAGAGGAATTGGCCAAGAATACTGACAGGGAACAGGACCTTGCTTTATGGTCTGTATCTTTTATCCttgaggaaggctaggccaaaaGTGTCCtttggctagattccagaaagggggaatttggtttggaattatcTTCAGacattaatttcctgagataatctcctgtttgttaACTCTAGATTTGAACCCAGTCCCCATCTAAGAATGGTACATCAAACGTaaccaaaagcttttgtgccattaacttacagaaaccattacacatttgtaccagaagagtttaagccagttaaataaacgttttattatagttaacacattacaacagcctgtgtgtgaacgttattggtatttaaaccctctgaggaAAACCTCATAGTGAACggaagggtgttactaagtatcctctccacacacataactcagcctgaatactaagTAAAGGTGGCAGCATACATACAGttgaagaaacagttacaaaACCTCTCAGTTCAGACGTCATTCAAATATATTTATACACAGTTACATCTTTCCCTGTTTTATCAACTTCTTTCCTGTGAAGTATCTTTATAGGGTGCCTCGAGGGGGGGGGGCGTTGACATCCTGTAGAGCTTCTCACAAGGAAGactgcagaaaaaaaggaaagaactaTAGGATCCCATTAAAGAAGtggttttacaacaccataaagtaaaaagatcaaaagaaaggaggaagtcctgatggctcttctgttaaagtgttattattattactactactactattgtagtTTAGTCTTTCATCAAAGGGGTACATGCTCTTTTTAGTCATCAAAACATCTATCTTTCATTGGTATAATCCTCTCTTTTAGTAGTTAACACCCAAATTCAGAGTTAACTGAAAAGCCTAATTACAGCATTGGGGCATTTTTAGGATGAGCTAAGCATGTGTTTATATGTGACTGAGGTTTGGACAATGATATCTCCCATCCATTACCAGAGTGTGTGATTTCCTGTTGTGCAGGGCACTGTCCAGATTGGGTCTGGTACAATTCTGTTTCATGTAACAAGATAAAACCTTTTAAAGAGTAATAATCCAAAATTTAAATATTtgcaaagaaaagtaaaaacaaatAATGATGCATATATTAAATAACTTTTAAAAGGACACAATAATTAAgtattttctccagcataattgtcttctctaagctttcctgtcttctcatgatgtggtcaaagtacttcatctttgcctctaatatccttccctccactgagcagctgggctttatttcctggaggatggactaatttgatcttcttgcagaccaaggcactctcagaattttcctccaaaacctCCAAAGCATTTCCCTTCGCTCAggcttccttgtggtccagctctcacatccataggttactacagggaataccattgctttaactatgcggatcatggttgtcagtgtgatgtctctactcttcactattttattaagattggtcattgctctcctcctaagaagtaaacCTCTTCTGATTTCCGGGCTGCACTCTGCATCTTTGTGCTTAGAAATatgaagtctgtcactgcctccaagttttctccctctacttGCCAGTTCTCACTCactgccatcatcttggttttttttatatttaactgcaacccaacttttgcactttcttctttcaccttggttagaaggttagaggatccgcatagttaaagcaatggtattccccatagtactttggccacatcatgagaagaaaggaaagcttagagaagacaattatgttggggaaaagggaagaggggccgaccaagggcaagatggatggatggtaaccttgaagtgactgg is a window encoding:
- the L3HYPDH gene encoding trans-3-hydroxy-L-proline dehydratase isoform X4 produces the protein MESTFRKRWYPDVSIDVPGYGKVVLDVGYGGAFYAFLSADQLGLDVSSSKIQDLIDAASAVTEAVKSQFKVHHPLIEDVAFIYGTILTDGKDKFSDDPTVNICVFADAQVDRSPTGSGVTARIALQYHKGLIQLNQTRTFRSSSTGSLFTGKAIKESKCGDHNAVIVEVAGESFYTGTSTFTLEEEDPLKYGFFLK
- the L3HYPDH gene encoding trans-3-hydroxy-L-proline dehydratase isoform X3, yielding MVSGLQNFFKRTLLSTTAFLLMVVLVSYVSIDVPGYGKVVLDVGYGGAFYAFLSADQLGLDVSSSKIQDLIDAASAVTEAVKSQFKVHHPLIEDVAFIYGTILTDGKDKFSDDPTVNICVFADAQVDRSPTGSGVTARIALQYHKGLIQLNQTRTFRSSSTGSLFTGKAIKESKCGDHNAVIVEVAGESFYTGTSTFTLEEEDPLKYGFFLK
- the L3HYPDH gene encoding trans-3-hydroxy-L-proline dehydratase isoform X1 encodes the protein MSQAERLPPHDPSGLVLRAVEMHAGGEPLRVVPPWGGLSSLSAPGLSLLERRRLLLTSPELDAARRLLMHEPRGHRDMYGALLVPSELPEADVGALFIHNEGASAMCGHAVLCLARFALDYGLHRGGAPSPGEAAVTIHCPCGPVTAFAAWDGSRSGARARFHSVPAFAAATDVSIDVPGYGKVVLDVGYGGAFYAFLSADQLGLDVSSSKIQDLIDAASAVTEAVKSQFKVHHPLIEDVAFIYGTILTDGKDKFSDDPTVNICVFADAQVDRSPTGSGVTARIALQYHKGLIQLNQTRTFRSSSTGSLFTGKAIKESKCGDHNAVIVEVAGESFYTGTSTFTLEEEDPLKYGFFLK
- the L3HYPDH gene encoding trans-3-hydroxy-L-proline dehydratase isoform X2, translating into MGRCWCPASCPRPTWAPSLSTTRAPAPCAATPSSAWPASPSTTAYTAAGLLPQERPRSPSTAPAGPSPPSPPGMEAAAGPAPASTASPPSPPPPAAKFLQTNTALYYCISSHGCSSELYVLFLDVSIDVPGYGKVVLDVGYGGAFYAFLSADQLGLDVSSSKIQDLIDAASAVTEAVKSQFKVHHPLIEDVAFIYGTILTDGKDKFSDDPTVNICVFADAQVDRSPTGSGVTARIALQYHKGLIQLNQTRTFRSSSTGSLFTGKAIKESKCGDHNAVIVEVAGESFYTGTSTFTLEEEDPLKYGFFLK
- the L3HYPDH gene encoding trans-3-hydroxy-L-proline dehydratase isoform X5 translates to MVVLVSYVSIDVPGYGKVVLDVGYGGAFYAFLSADQLGLDVSSSKIQDLIDAASAVTEAVKSQFKVHHPLIEDVAFIYGTILTDGKDKFSDDPTVNICVFADAQVDRSPTGSGVTARIALQYHKGLIQLNQTRTFRSSSTGSLFTGKAIKESKCGDHNAVIVEVAGESFYTGTSTFTLEEEDPLKYGFFLK